The Lampris incognitus isolate fLamInc1 chromosome 4, fLamInc1.hap2, whole genome shotgun sequence genome segment gtaccacacagtatcacacggtaccacacagtaccacacagtaccacacagtatcacacggtACCACacggtatcacacagtaccaGCGCTGGTTCTGAAAGGAACGCAGGAGGGCGCTCCAACGTCTTGACTGCAGGCGTTTTAGTTTGAACCGGAAGTGTATTGTGTCAGGAAAAGGACGCGGTGAGCTGAGGTCCGGTTGCCAGGACGTAGTCCGGGTTTGGAGACGGTCAGAACATGGTGGGTGTTGGACAGAAGAGCTAAGAGGCGCTCTGGTCCCGCTTACTTCTCACCGAATCAGCACCGCCGCTTGTAGAACCCCTGCGCGCGCTGCTGCTGCCGCGGCTTCACGTGGGCCATGGGTGACCTCCGCCGGTGTGCGCCGGACTCGTGACGGTGCTGAAGATGTGGACCGATCCCCGTCTGGTTTGTCTGCAGGTCTTCTGCAGCAGTCTCCGCAGCTGTTGTGTGAAGAGACGCGTGGTTGTTGGACTGCGGAGGAAGGAAGTGGACATCCAGCATCCAAGATGCTGCAGACCAGCCTCACACCACAGCTGTCTGCTGTACACGAGACCCTACTCAACACCCGGACCCCCCCGGAGGTCAACACCCGGACCCCCCCGGAGGTCAACACCCGGACCCCCCCCGAGGTCAACACCCGGACCCCCCTGGAGGGTTTTATTTTTTGGCACAGATCATTTTGCCGTGGAATCCCTAAAGCGTCTGACATCTGCCAGGTAGGGCTTTCAGCGCCCCCCTCTGGTGAGGAGAGAATACATCTAGTTCCCGAGTCAACAGCCCGCACCTCCAGCTCGTCTCAACCTGTTGGTTCACTTTATAGCTGCTCGTGTAGCTGTGGAGGAGCATACTTTAATGTTCTACTACGTATGCTCCTATATTTGTGTATGTTATACGTGAATATAGTCTATTTCTTAAATAGCACTAGATATTGACACGTTACTAATTATATTACGAATGACAACACGATTACACATAGACAGGATATCTGCAAAGGAGGCAAGTGTCTCCCCCCTCATATGAGGCTGCTACGTCTTCTTTACTCAAGGTATAAATAGCCAGTGCTCTGGGAGTAgcgcacatggccactgtaactaggTAACGCTCACGCCCATTTTTGTAACTAGTTAACGCTCGCACCCATATTTGCAGATGAAACTGGTCTTTGGTTTGGGTCGTTTTGCCACTGTTATTTAAaaaggtggagacacctgcagtcactgtactgtttataagggtggggacacctgcagtcactgtgttatttataagggtggggacacctgcagtcactgtgttgtttataagggtggggacacctgcagtcactgtactctttataagggtggggacacctgcagtcactgtactctttataagggtggggacacctgcagtcactgtgttatttataagggtggggacacctgcagtcactgtgttgtttataagggtggggacacctgcagtcactgtactctttataagggtggggacacctgcagtcactgtactctttataagggtggggacacctgcagtcactgtgttatttataagggtggggacacctgcagtcactgtgttgtttataagggtggggacacctgcagtcactgtactctttataagggtggggacacctgcagtcactgtattgtttataagggtggggacacctgcagtcactgtgttatttataagggtggggacacctgcagtcaggtgagactgaagaggtcacttagatgatgatgaaaggtttctgtctccatgtctgggaatgttctcattcatccaggtcatggttctccaaaggaggtgaatcaagtgcaacgggccttggtatatatccgtgaagacgtttcgcctctcatccaagaggcttcgtcagttctgcctttctgactagaccaagctggtctgccTGGCTGGTCATGGGACTCAGCACATATGCtccaggagtcgttgtcagagctatagatgtccatggctctttgtgtcctgatgtttaccaacgcccgtcgctaacagagccatagatatgagtggctcttctcCAGATGAACGGCTTCACGTTCCTGTGATATAAACAGCAAAGTTCACGCAGGATAACTAACTCCTGCTCTCTGTTTGCAGGAGTTCCAGTGAAAGGATAGTGGAATCACTTGAAGTTGTCTCTCTATCCAGTGACACCCAAGTGAAAAAATTTGCTGACCAGAACCAACTCCCAGTGCACCCATGGCCCCCTGGTGATGTGTATGGGAGGTTTGATGTTGGAGTTGTGGTGTCTTTTGGCTGTTTGCTCCGGGAGAGTCTAATCAACCAGCTTCCACAGTAGGCAACAATACCGGGACATTGTCAGTTTTCTCTTGCATATAGATTGTAAAAAATAGTGAATGCAAATTGTCTTCATGTACAAGGTGTGTGTCATAAACAGTGTGAAGAGCAAACCATGTGCTCCTTTACTCCAGTGGGATTCTGAATGTCCACCCCAGCCTGCTCCCAAGGTGGCGAGGCCCAGCCCCTATTTTCCACACTATCCTGCatggagacactgtaacaggagtCACCATCATGCAGATACACCCCAGGAGGTAACAGAAAGAAGAAACCCTTCTTCTGTGGTCTTTTTCTCTTGTCAAGGGGCAGATAAAGCACAGATGGAAAGAGGCATCACACCACTCTGTACAGTGGAAGATAGTAAATAATGTGTTCTTACACCACAGGTTTGATGTAGGTCCCATTCTCCACCAGACTGTCTATCAGGTTCCAGAGAACTGTACTGCAGATCAGCTGGGAGCTACTCTGGCCACTGAGGGCGCACAGCTGGTGAGTCTTTAAAGAAGCCATCTGTATGTTTTGTAATGGGGAAAAAAGTCATATTTGATATCTATGTAACAGCCATTCAAAGTATGTGTTCTGTAATTGCTCCTCTATATGCAGTTCCCACCAGCACCATTGTGCTGGTGGGTTCGCCATTCCGGCCAAGTATTTAAATGGAATGGGGCCCACACAAGACATGCATCAATTTTTCCAtagaagagaaggaggaggaggaggaactggttTAATGCAAGAGAAAAATAGGTGCTAAAAGGCAAAGATAAGCATAATCTACAATTCAATGGTTTATTTAAATGTTTGTTGTGGATTTATGTGTTAACTGTTACTTTGTCAGAAGTCATTGTTGATCAGTTTTTTCCACAATATGCACACTTCTCCTGGATTGTGTTGCTGATGTTACACCAGAACCTGTGACTGTTAGATTGTGACTGAATGTGCATGCTGTCTATTCAGCATCACGTTCGTTTTTAAGGTAACGCTGGGATTTGAGGTGTATCAGAAGTGAAAAACACAAACATTCAGAAAACACAAAGAAATaatgcacaacactgaaaacaggaATACattgtttttctctgttttgttttgtttgttttcttcatgttttgtgttttttccaTGTTTTGCACTTCTGGACTGCTGTGAGTCTGGCTACCACATGCTACCAAatccaccaaaactgaagaaatgAAGGATAACCGCTTTAACTTTCATACATTGCAAGCTGCATCAGACCTATACAAGCAACGTGAATATGATAATAACACAAGTAACAGTATGTGACCTGGTTATTGACTGTTTCACTCATAGCTGATTGAAACTTTGAAGACACTTCCTGAGAGAATCGCAAACAGACGGGAGCAAGGTGAGACAGGCGCAACATTAGGTAAGTATGTTTCAAACAAAACAATCACAttcaatgttgttgttgtttttaacacACACAAGATAAATAACAGCAGATTTTCTTTTTTATAAAGCCCCCAAAATTAGAAGTTCTTTGAGCTGGATAGTGTGGGAGGAGCAGACTTGTGACCAGATCAGTCGTCTCTATCGTGCTattggatcccgggtaacataaCTAATGTGAAGTGTTGTTCTCTTGCATGTACACAACTGTCAGTACTTACTGTAAAGACTGCTGTGGGATGTACGGAACTGTCAGTACCtactgcaggggtccccaataggcggcccgcgggccacgtccggcccatgacgggttgatttatggtccccgagaatttttggagaaatgccagaaggaagaattttttttatttccctaccaaaaaaaaaattttaacttctcagtaaaagtaagactagtaatatatcgaaaaatagatgaaaaatctctgtttaaattataatacctgcaacgtatcgacaccaaaacaaactaatgaacaacatgctgctggaggttgagtggcccgtggttttaaaagtggcccgctatgaaaagtaattggggacccctgacctACTGTCAAGACTGCTGTGGGATGTACAAAACTGTCAGTACCTACTGTAAAGACTGCTGTAGGTGTACAGACCTGTCAGCATCTACTGTAAAGACTGCTGTAGGTGTACAGACCTGTCAGCATCTACTGTAAAGACTGCTGTAGGTGTACAGACCTGTCAGCATCTACTGTAAAGACTGCTGTAGGATGTACAGACCTGTCAGCATCTACTGTAAAGACTGCTGTAGGATGTACAGACCTGTCAGCATCTACTGTAAAGACTGCTGTAGGTGTACAGACCTGTCAGCATCTACTGTAAAGACTGCTGTAGGTGTACAGAACTGTCAGTACTTACTGTAAAGACTGCTGTGGGATGTACAGAACTGTCAGTACTTACTGTAAAGACTGCTGTGGGGTGTACAGAACTGTCAGTAGTTACTGTAAAGACTGCTGTGGGGTGTACAGAACTGTCAGTACTTACTGTAAAGACTGCTGTGGGGTGTACAGAACTGTCAGTAGTTACTGTAAAGACTGCTGTGGGGTGTACAGAACTGTCAGTAGTTACTGTAAAGACTGCTGTGGGGTGTACAGAACTGTCAGTAGTTACTGTAAAGACTGCTGTAGGATGTACAGAACTGTCAGTAGTTACTGTAAAGACTGCTGTGGGGTGTACAGAACTGTCAGTACTTACTGTAAAGACTGCTGTGGGATGTACAGAAGTCAGACTACTGTAAAGACTGCTGTGGGGTGTACAGAACTGTCAGTACTTACTGTAAAGACTGCTGTGGGGTGTACAGAACTGTCAGTACCTACTGTAAAGACTGCTGTGGGGTGTACAGAACTGTCAGTACCTACTGTAAAGACTGCTGTGGGGTGTACAGAACTGTCAGTACCTACTGTAAAGACTGCTGTGGGGTGTACAGAACTGTCAGTAGTTACTGTAAAGACTGCTGTGGGGTGTACAGAACTGTCAGTAGTTACTGTAAAGACTGCTGTGGGGTGTACAGAACTGTCAGTACCTACTGTAAAGACTGCTGTGGGGTGTACAGAACTGTCAGTAGTTACTGTAAAGACTGCTGTGGGGTGTACAGAACTGTCAGTAGTTACTGTAAAGACTGCTGTGGGGTGTACAGAACTGTCAGTAGTTACTGTAAAGACTGCTGTGGGGTGTACAGAACTGTCAGTACTTACTGTAAAGACTGCTGTGGGGTGTACAGAACTGTCAGTACCTACTGTAAAGACTGCTGTGGGGTGTACAGAACTGTCAGTAGTTACTGTAAAGACTGCTGTGGGGTGTACAGAACTGTCAGTAGTTACTGTAAAGACTGCTGTGGGGTGTACAGAACTGTCAGTAGTTACTGTAAAGACTGCTGTGGGGTGTACAGAACTGTCAGTAGTTACTGTAAAGACTGCTGTGGGGTGTACAGAACTGTCAATACTTACTGTAAAGACTGCTGTCCTCTCCTCTGCCATCAGATTCCACTGAGAACTATTTGGATGGGCAAGACAATAAAACTTATGGACTTTGTTGGGAATTGTCAAGTTTCTATATCAGGTAACTGTAGACAAAGCTGCAAGCCTACTGTCATCAGCACAGCATGGAGTTGCTCTAAACAGCTCATGTGTTCCTTTTAGGTCACGGGAGTGCACCCATCCCAGGCTCAGTTAGATATCTGAGAGAGAGAAATACCTTGGCTGTCTGCTGTAAGGTATGCCTGATTCTTTTCTTTTACATATTTTATGCTCTTTATGAATTCTTTATCATCTGCACACTTCATGCATGCACATTCTGAATGTGTCCCAGTCTTTCCTGGCTACCACTTATTACCTTCTTTTTTGTTGGGGTGACACAAATTAAACCCTATTCCAAATGTTGCACTTGTTATAAGTCAGACTGGATAAAAGTGTGTGACATTAGATCATTCGAATCGTAAGGGCAACACTTTAAGGCTAATGTGTCAATGTTTGATGTTTTTATATTTATCACAGAGCAGAAACATTTTTGTTGGTTTATGTCCTATGGCTCAGGATGGCTGGGTGGGGTTTAAGGCAGTGGTGCTGAAGAAAAGACTATCAGCAGCAGATTTCTACAATGGATACCTGCACCAAAGTAGAACGAAGAAGCCTTCCCATCAGAATCAGGAGTGCCGGTTTCTCAGTAACAGAACTGAAGCGTACCAAATGACAGAATGCACTGACACGAGAGCACACCATCCCATGACTTGTACCACGTAGGCCATGAAATGCTATTCAATCAGATGTACTGTAGCTAGTATATGGTTTATACAATAAATTAATGTAAGATATGGAGAACATGACACATCAAGAGTACAATTTATTTCCATAattaaacaattaaatttaagcACACAATTCCCAGTACTGGTATGGGGCAGTTGGTGGTCCACTGCAATATCTTCTGATAGAGACTGGAGTCGTTACTCCTTCCCTTCATGTGATGCTATGTTGTGTAGGTGCATGAGTAAGTTTCTTCTGTCTCAATATTTCCTGAGGAACCTCTTGAGGCCATTGTCAACTGGATGGCTTGATAAGCGGAACATACCACTAGTGGAAAATGAGAAAGAAACACGTTAAATCATGCAAACTTCCCGTCAGAGGTATCTTCTTATAATGAGCAGGTCTACCTCCTCCGTCATCCCTGCTGTTGTTCTCCCCTCCGTGTTAAAGGGTGGCTTCAGATACCCTTTGAAGTATTGTTTTACCAAGTCATG includes the following:
- the mtfmt gene encoding methionyl-tRNA formyltransferase, mitochondrial encodes the protein MWTDPRLVCLQVFCSSLRSCCVKRRVVVGLRRKEVDIQHPRCCRPASHHSCLLYTRPYSTPGPPRRSTPGPPRRSTPGPPPRSTPGPPWRVLFFGTDHFAVESLKRLTSARSSSERIVESLEVVSLSSDTQVKKFADQNQLPVHPWPPGDVYGRFDVGVVVSFGCLLRESLINQLPHGILNVHPSLLPRWRGPAPIFHTILHGDTVTGVTIMQIHPRRFDVGPILHQTVYQVPENCTADQLGATLATEGAQLLIETLKTLPERIANRREQGETGATLAPKIRSSLSWIVWEEQTCDQISRLYRAIGSRIPLRTIWMGKTIKLMDFVGNCQVSISGHGSAPIPGSVRYLRERNTLAVCCKDGWVGFKAVVLKKRLSAADFYNGYLHQSRTKKPSHQNQECRFLSNRTEAYQMTECTDTRAHHPMTCTT